A stretch of DNA from Candidatus Palauibacter polyketidifaciens:
TACCAGGACTACTTCGAGCGTGTCGAGCACCTGATCGGTGACCGGACGAGCGATCTGTCGGCACTCGAGGGCAGAGAGTGGGATGCCGTCATCGACAACTCCGCCTCCTACCCGAGTTGGGTCGCATCAACGACCGAACTCCTGCGCGGCCACGTCGACCGCTACCTCTTCGTCTCCTCCATCTCCGCCTACGCGGACTTCGCCCGGGTCGGGATCGACGAGGACTATCACGTCGGGCAGTTGTCGCCTGACGAGGCCGAGGACGACGGAGGCTACGGGCCCAGGAAGGCGCGCTGCGAGCAGTACGCGAGCGACGCCTTCGGCGAGAACGCGATCAACGTGCGCCCGGGGCTGATCATCGGGCCCGGCGACAACACGGACCGCTGGACGTACTGGCCGGTCCGGGTCGACCGCGGAGGGGAAGTGCTCGCCCCCAACACCCCCGCCGACCCGGTGCAGAACGTCGACGCCCGCGACCTCTCCGAGTGGATCGTGCGCCTCGTCGAGACTCCGGGAACCGGGGGCACGTACAACGCCACGGGAGAAATACAGCGGTTCGGCGACATGCTGGAGGAGATCCGCGGCGCGCTCGGCTCCGACGCCGCGTTCACCTGGGTGCCGACGGAGTTCATGGCGGAGCAGGACGTGGCGCCGTGGATGCACATGACGAACTGGACGCCGCCCGAAGGGGAAACGGTCGGCATGAACCAGGTTTCGGTCGCCGCCGCCGTGCAGGCCGGGCTCACGTTCCGCCCGCTCGCCCACACCGCCCGCGACACGGTCGAATGGTGGAACTCGCTCCCCGAGGATCGCCGCGCCGAACCCCGGGCCGGCCTCCCCGCCGAGTTGGAAGCCGAGGTCCTCGCCGCCTGGCACGCCAGCGCATGAGGACATGACGCGCCGTCATCGGATCGGCGCACTGGCGATCGCGGTCTCCGTCGCGGCCGGCTGCGAGGCGATTGGCGCCGGTCGGGTCACCGGCCAGCAGGTGTGCGACCGTCCATGGGAACTCGAGGAGACGCTTCGTCTGGGGTCCCCGGACGGCGAAGACGCGCTCACCTACGTGCGGGATCTGGCGACCCGGCCCGATGGAAGCATCTACCTCCTCCAGTCCTGGGATCCGATCCGCGTCTTCCGGTCCGACGGTCGACCCGCAGGAATGATCGGGCGTCAGGGAGAAGGACCGGGGGAGTGGGCACTTCCCCTCAGGCATGCAGGTTGGCTGGGCGACACACTTTGGGTGAGTCACCGGCTCGGGACGCAGTTCCTCTCGGCGGATGGCGAGGAGATCCGCCGCGTGAGCTTCAGGATCCGACTCCCTGCCGAGGGATCCCACCTGAGTCCCGGTCGGCCCCTCCCGGACGGCACCTTCCTGCCCTCCCGGTCGGTGAACGAGGACGCGGGGCTCTTTCTGAAGGCTGGCAGGGCCGCCCTGCGGCGCGTCTCGGCATCCGGCGAGATCGTGGATACGCTCGCCATGGTCGAGCGGCACCTGGGCCCGTACGCCCTCGAACACGAAACAGACCGGTATGGGTGGGGCGTTATGACCTCCCATCCGCTGGGCCCCTGGTCTGGAGAGTCCTGGCTCCCGGTCGCCGCAACGCCCGACGGCGCCGCCGTCGTCCTGATCGGGAAGGTGAGGGAGGAAGGGGAGGACGCGAGCTTCGATCTGCTCCAGATCCGGTTCGACGGCGACACCCTGCTCCATCGCACCGTTCCATACAAACTTCGACCCATCACGCGCGCCGAAGCGTCGCTGCAGCGGGAACGCATGGCCGACCAACTGGCCCGCGGCGGGTCTCCGTGGGACACGAGCAACCCCGAGCGGAAGCGGCGGATCGGGCGTGAACTCATCACCTTCCCCGAGCACTATCCGCCCGTGCGCCGGATCGTAGCCGGCGGGGACGGCTCGATGTGGCTCCTCCGCGAAGCGTGGCCAGACCCGGCCGACATCTGGGAAATCTACGGCGAAGACGGGGAACTCGAGGGCTCGGTGCGGATCGAGGGACCGGCGGACCACGATGACTGGGACCCGCGGCTACGAATTCTCCGCGCCAGTCGAACCGAAGTCTGGGCCACGACGCTCGGCGAGTTCGGTGTCCCCTACGTCCACCGATACCGGGTCGACCGCAACTGCCGTTGACCCCACTGGAACCTTCTCCGGTGTCCGGTGGTCAGAATCACAGTCACGATCACCGTTTCGCAGGCGACAACATGCTTCACAGGCTTCTCGAAACCCGGATGGGCCCGCTGGCGCTCGCGGTTTCCCTGGCCGTCATGGCGGCGTGCGATGGTTCGGAGACGGCGGGCGTCCGGGGGCCCGACCCGGAGCCCGAACCGCCGCCCCCGGCCGCGGCGACCACGGCGACGTACCGCGTGGTCTTCGAGTCGACGTGGAGCGCCTCGACGCACCCCACGAACTTCCCCGGCGGCGCACATCTGTCGCCGCTGATCGGTGCGGTGCACAACGCCGGCGTGACCTTCTGGGTCCGGGACGGCACCGCTACGCCGGGGATCGAGAGCATGGCCGAAACGGGCGGCACCGGTACGCTGACCGCGGAGATCCAGGCTGAGATCCCGGGAAACGCACTGGCGGTCGTCAACGGGTCCGGCATTCGCAGTCCCGGAAGTACGACGATCCAGGCGATCACCCTTCGGGAGGACTTCCCGCTCATCACCCTCGTCACGATGATCGCCCCGAGCCCGGACTGGTTCGTGGGCGTGTCCGGCCTGTCGCTGCGTGACACCGATGGAAACTGGATCGGGGAACTCGAGGTCGTGCTCTACCCGTACGACGCGGGGACGGACAGCGGCCCCGACTACGCCTCCGCCAACGACGACACGCAGCCGAGAGAGCCCATCCACAGCCTGCGGGGCGAGCGCCCCTTCTCCGACGAACCCATCGGCACCTTCACCTTCACGCGCACGGACGCGTAGCGAGGGGGGGGGCACGGACTTGTAGTCGGGCGCACGGCCCTCCCTCAGACGACGTCGTCGAGGAGGAAGAGGTCGGTGAGGAGCGCCCGCAGGTGGGATGAGGCGTTGAGGTTGTCGATCAACTGCGAGCTGATCGTCTCCTGGGCGAGGACGATCCGCACGGCCGCGCCCGCCCGGGCGGCGTCGGCCGACGTCACATCGATCATGTCACGGTAGGGGCCCGCAGGTTCCAACCCCTCCGCCGCAACCAGGCCGCCGAGATCGTCCGCCAGCGCCCGGAGCGCCGCGTCCGCCCGGCTCAGGTACTCGCGCAACTGGCCACCGACCTTCGAGGCTTCCTCCTGCTCGGCGCCGAGCGCGGCGTAGGAGAGGAAGAACTCGTACGCCTTTTCGAGGACCTCGATGTGGGCCTTCAGCTCCTCGCGGCTCAAGCGGTCACGACTCCGTCGGGATCCGCGGACGACGCGCTCCCTCCGGCCAGCTCGGATCCGGCGGGCTCCGTCCCCAGCTTCCAGAGGTCGGGGTCGTAGTGCTCGAGGTATTCCTCGCGCGTGATCCAGCCCTTGATCATCGATCGGGTCATCCAGCGCTTCTCGGGTCGGATCGCGAAGTAGATGTGGGCGATGACCATCGTGACGAGCCCGACGCCGCACAGCCCGTGCAGGACGAACACGAGCCCCCACGTGGAGTCGGAGAGGAAGTACGGGTTGCTGGCCCAGAACCAGGTGTCGACCCCGAACATCATGAGGATTCCCGTGACGATGACCCCCCCCGAGACGAGCGTCACCGCGTTGTGGTAGGCCCGCTGGTCGAGGGGGTACTTGCCCGAGCGCTCCTCCTTGGCCGGCTGGCGGCGCAGGAACTTCCCGACCGCCTGGAACGCCTGCCCGATCTCCTTCGTCCCGGTCCACACGGACCAGAAGTCCTGCTTCGTCGAGGCGTGGATGATGTGCCAGATGATGAGAAGGGTGAGGACGATCCCCGCGATCCAGTGGATCGTGACCCACGCGAACTGGACGCCGATCACGGGGAAGAATGCGGTGACGAGCAGCGTGAGCATCGTGGCGGCCATCAGCCAGTGGAAGGTCCGGGAAGCCGACGAATGACGCTCGACGCGCTCGGGGATGTCAGGTGCCGGCCCGACCGCGCTCTTCTCGGCCTTGGGCGCCATGATCCAGACGTACAGGTGGTGCCCGACCACGAAGAGGAAGCCGGCGATCGCGGCGGCCCAGAGCAGATCCCAGGCGACGCCGACGAGTACCTCCTGGCCCCAGGGATTCGGAGCTGTGCGGAGAATCTCCATCCGGGAGCTATCCTTTCCGGGCTGCTAGGCTGCGTCTCCTCGCACCGCTCGCCGGACGAGATTCCGCGCGAGCGGTACCTTGTAGTCGTTGTGGCGCAGCGGCTTGAAGCCGCGCGTGGCGAGTTCGCCGGCCGCCATGCCGGTGTCGTCGTTCGCCGGCATCCCCTGAATCAGGTCCTCGACATCGGTCAGCCGCACCGGCGTCGGGGCCACGCCGTTGACGGCGATCCGGGCGCGCTCGATCGTGCCGTTCGACTCCACGATCGCCGCGGCCACGCTGGCCAGCGCCCAGTCCCACGATTTCCGGTCGCGGACCTTCTCCCAGTAGAAGCGCGCACCCGCCCAGTCGCCGGGAATGCGCACGTGCGTCAGGAGGTCTCCCGGCTGCAGCACGGTCATGCGCTGGATGTCGATCTCCGGGCCGACGAAGAAGTCCTCGGCCTCGTAGACGCGCTCGCCGCCCGGGTTCCGCACCATCATCTGCGCGCCGAGGGCGACCAGCGCCCCGGCCGTGTCCGCGCCGTTGACGGCCACGCAGCGGCTTTGCCCGGTCACGGCGTGCTCACGGTTCATGGAGCGGGGCGTCCCCGCGTAGCAGATGTTCCCGCCCGCACGGTAGCACGGCCACCCGCCCCGGTAGTACCAGCAGCGGGTGTCCTGGATGAGGTTGCCGCCGAGCGTCCCCTGGTTCCGGATCTGCGGCGTCGCCACCTCGACGGCGGCCTGGGCGAGGATTCCGAACCGCGACCGCACCTCTTCGCTCGCCGCCACGTCGCGCAGCGAAGTCATGGCGCCGATCTCGAGCCCGTCCCCGCTCGCGCGGATGCCGGTCAGCTCGCTCACGGAGCCCAGCTCGACGACGACGTCGGGCCGCTTGATGCGATCCTTGAACCAGTCCATCGAGTCGAGGCCGCCTGCCAGGACCCAGGTGTTGTCGTGGCGCTCGAGCACGTCCAGCGCCTCGTCCACGCTCGTCGGCTGGAAGAGCTCGAACGCGGGCATCATGTCGCGAATCACGGCCATCGTTCTATCTCCCCTAGCTGTGGATCTCGGTGAGTGCGTGCGGCTGCGCCCGGCCCTCGAGTTCGGCCAGGATCACGTCCGTCGTCAGCGGGATCCGGCACAGGCAGCGCCCGCCGAGCGCGTCCGCGATCGCGGAGGTGACCGCCGCGGACCCGGCTCCGACCGGGGGCTCCCCGATCCCCTTGGCGCCGATCGGCGTCTGCGGGTCCGGCTCGCCCGCCGCCGCCCAGTCCATGCTGAGCGGCACATCAAGGATGCCGGGCGGTCTCGCGGTATAGAGCCGGTGGGCGAAGGGCACGCCCCACTTCGGGTCGAACACCCACTTCTGGCTGCGCGCCTGGCCGAAGCCCTGCACGCTGCCGCCGTGGATCTGTGCCGCGAGGCTGCGCGGGTGCACGACGACCCCGCAGTCGGCGGACCCCGTGTAGTCGATGATCCGCACGTCGCCGGTCTCGGTGTCGAGTTCGACGACCGCGAAGCCCACGACCCACGACCACGTCGACCCCTCGTGCGAGAAGTTGTCCCGCGCGACGCCCATCAGCCCCTGGCCCGCGAGCTGGCTGGCGGAGCCGCGCGTGTAGTCGTTGATGTCTTCCGGCAGCGCCTCACCGGAGTACTCGCCGCCCATGGCGATGGCGCGCTCGGCGGCCTGCGCGAAGCTCATGGAGCCTCCCGGTCCGCTCACGCGCGCACCCCCGACCTGGTAGGCGCTCGCCGAGCCGCCCAGGGCGGCGGCCGCGACCTCCTGCAGCTTCCGCTTCATGTCGAGCGCGGCGGCGTAGTTCGCGCGCGTGTGCGCGTGGATCGTCTGGCTTCCCGCCTGTACCGAACTGTACGGATGGTGCTGCGAGCTGTCGCCCCAGATGACCGCGCAGTCCTCCCACTCGAGGCCGAGTTCATCCGCAGCGGCCCGCGCAGTGTCCGCCATGGAGTGCGTGCCGAGGTTCCCGATCCCCTGGTGGATGTAGAGCTTCCCGTCCGGGCGGATGAGAAGGAGCCCGTCGAACCCCGACGAGCCGCCGACGTACGGACTCAGGCCGACGCCGACCCCCGTGACCTTCGTTCCGTTCCGCTGCCCGCTGAGCGCCTGCTTCCCGGCCCAGTCGAACTGCGCCGCGCCCGCATCGATCGCCTCGCGCACGAAGGCGCTCGTCGTCGTGACCCGCTGTGGCCCGAACTCCGAGTCGTGCGTGGGAGCGTTGATCTTCCGAATTTCCACCCGGTCGATGCCAAGTTCGCGCGCCGCCTTGTCGACGAGCGGCTCCAGCATGGCGACGATCTGTGCGCCACCCGGCGCCCGCTGCGCCGCCCGCGGCGGCGTGTTCGTGTAGAGGGTGAGGCCGCGGAAGCGCATTGCGTCGGGCTGGTACATGAGGTCCGTCACGGCGCCCGCGGTGTTGTAGTCGCCCGACCGCCCGTAGGGCCCGTGGTCCTGAATGATGTACAGGTCGATCCCGGTGATCTTCCCATCGCTGCGGAAACCCATCTTCGTCCACGCCTGGAAGCCTGGGCGCGCGCGGCCGATGTAGTTCTCCTCGTAGCGGTTGATCCGCATCATCACCGGCCGCTGGATCTTTTTCGCCAGAAGCGCCGTGACCTGGTAGATGGGGACGCCGGCGATCTTCGAGCCGAAGCCGCCGCCGCAATACTGGCCCACGAAGACGAGCTCGTCCGGCTCCAGATCGAGCTGTCCCGCGATTGCCTGGTGGGCGCGCTGCGTGCTCTGCGTGGACCCGTAGAGGTAGCAGCGGCCGTCCTCCCAGTAGGCCATGGAGCTTCGCGGCTCCATCGGATGGTGGGTGAGCGACTGGTGCACGATCGTGTCCTCGAGCACGTAGTCCGCGTCGGCGAACGCCGCGTCGAGGTCGCCGTGGTCCCACTCGTCCGTCGGCTCGCCCATCGGCAGCCGGCCTTCGGCCTCGGCCGCGTCGAACTCCGCCTGCGGCCACTTCAGGTCCTCCCACTCACGCCCGCTTTCCCCCAGGCGCATGACGTTGCCCTCGAGCCGCGCGTTCGAGCCGCCGGGCCGCAGGCTGTCGAGCGGATCGATCGCGAAGGGGAGCGGCTCGAAGTCGATGTCGATCGCCTCGATCGCGTCCGCCGCCGTCGTCTCGTCCACGGCCGCCAGCGCCAGGATGGGCTCGCCCACGTACTTCGGCTCATCCGTGAGCGCGGCCTCGCCCGGGGCCTCGGGCTGGTTGACTTCGCTTGCCCGCAGGATTCCGAGCACGCCGGGCATCGCGAGCGCGCGGCTCGTGTCCACGCTGCGCACGCGGGCGTGCGGCATGGGGCTCAGGAGGAGCTTGGCGAAGACCATGCCTTCGGCCCTGAAGTCCTCCGCGTACTTGGCTCGTCCCGTGACTTTCGCGCGGAGATCCGGGGGCGAAATGTCCTGTCCGATTAGCGCCATGATCGTCCTCCCCTCACACCATGCGCCGCGCGTACTCGGCGGCACGCATGGCGGAGTTCAGGATTTTGTTGTAGTCCCCGCAGCGGCAGAGGTTGCCGGAGAGGGCCTCGGCCGCCTCCTCGCGCGTGGGCTCCGGATTCTCGTTCGTCAGCGCGACCATGCTCATGATGAAGCCGGGGGCGCAGAAGGCGCACTGGAATCCGCCCTCGTCGATCACCGCCTGTTGCACCGGGTGCAGCGTCCCGTCCGCGCTCTCGAGCCCCTCGATCGACGTCACCGACCGGTCGCGCACCGCGTTCGTCAGCAGCGAGCACGCGTAGTGCGAGACCCCGTCGATGAGCACCGTACAGGCGCCGCACTCCGCGCGGTCGCAGCCGAGCTTCGTACCGGTGAGGCCCAGCTTGTAGCGGAGCGTCATGGCCAGCGTCTCCTGCGGCATGACATCCACCGAACGCGACGTTCCGTTCACGTCCAGCGAGATCATGCGGGGCATCGACGCCCGCACGGTCGCGCTCGCCGACAGGCTCCGCGCCCGGAAGAGATGGCTGGAGGAGGAGACCACCGCGCCGGTCGCGATGACCCCCTTGATGAACGTCCTGCGGGAATGACCGGTTGGGGTCTCGGTCGTGATCTCGGCGTCACTCATGGGCGAACCTCAAGCGGGAGACCTTTTTACGCGTTTGCGCCGCGCTCGCCGCGCTTCCACGGGAGACACAACGATCCACGGTGAATCCTTACATCGCCCGCCCCCGGAAACAAGACTGCGGGCCGCGCTCCCGGCGGGGCTGTTACAGGATCCCGAGGAATCGGGGGTCGATGGAAAGGAGGAGGACCCAGTTCCCGCCGCTGCCGCCGGGCGGTGGCTCGCCGCGCAGACCGCGCACGACGTCGAGGCGAAAGATGTCGTAGACAAGTCCGAGGCCGAGTCCGGCCGAGGCGCGCAGACCCTCGCTTCCGCTCACGCCGAAGCGGCGGGCGGCGCCCTCCGCCGCACGGCCGAGGCCGACCCAGCCGGCGGCGCCGATGGCGCGCAGCCGCACCCACGGGGACGCGATGGCCCGCGATACCTCGCCGCGCCACAGCGCCATGCGGTCCCCGCCCCAGCCGCGAAACTCATAGCCGGGCAGGGAACCGCGTCCCCCGAGCAGGAACAGCCGCTGGACCGGCAACTCCCCGCCGGCAAGACCGAACTCCACGCCACTCGCCCAGTCCCACCCGCCGCCCGGACTCCCCCGGGCCCGCAGCGCGACCGTGGCGCGCGTATAG
This window harbors:
- a CDS encoding NAD-dependent epimerase/dehydratase family protein, producing MAWNQTRREFVKTSARAGGAVGVLSAFGSAACAGGEAGPLRILILGGTRFIGPHQVKYALDRGHEVSIFTRGQTEPPFYQDYFERVEHLIGDRTSDLSALEGREWDAVIDNSASYPSWVASTTELLRGHVDRYLFVSSISAYADFARVGIDEDYHVGQLSPDEAEDDGGYGPRKARCEQYASDAFGENAINVRPGLIIGPGDNTDRWTYWPVRVDRGGEVLAPNTPADPVQNVDARDLSEWIVRLVETPGTGGTYNATGEIQRFGDMLEEIRGALGSDAAFTWVPTEFMAEQDVAPWMHMTNWTPPEGETVGMNQVSVAAAVQAGLTFRPLAHTARDTVEWWNSLPEDRRAEPRAGLPAELEAEVLAAWHASA
- a CDS encoding spondin domain-containing protein codes for the protein MLHRLLETRMGPLALAVSLAVMAACDGSETAGVRGPDPEPEPPPPAAATTATYRVVFESTWSASTHPTNFPGGAHLSPLIGAVHNAGVTFWVRDGTATPGIESMAETGGTGTLTAEIQAEIPGNALAVVNGSGIRSPGSTTIQAITLREDFPLITLVTMIAPSPDWFVGVSGLSLRDTDGNWIGELEVVLYPYDAGTDSGPDYASANDDTQPREPIHSLRGERPFSDEPIGTFTFTRTDA
- a CDS encoding cytochrome b/b6 domain-containing protein, whose amino-acid sequence is MEILRTAPNPWGQEVLVGVAWDLLWAAAIAGFLFVVGHHLYVWIMAPKAEKSAVGPAPDIPERVERHSSASRTFHWLMAATMLTLLVTAFFPVIGVQFAWVTIHWIAGIVLTLLIIWHIIHASTKQDFWSVWTGTKEIGQAFQAVGKFLRRQPAKEERSGKYPLDQRAYHNAVTLVSGGVIVTGILMMFGVDTWFWASNPYFLSDSTWGLVFVLHGLCGVGLVTMVIAHIYFAIRPEKRWMTRSMIKGWITREEYLEHYDPDLWKLGTEPAGSELAGGSASSADPDGVVTA
- a CDS encoding xanthine dehydrogenase family protein subunit M; the protein is MAVIRDMMPAFELFQPTSVDEALDVLERHDNTWVLAGGLDSMDWFKDRIKRPDVVVELGSVSELTGIRASGDGLEIGAMTSLRDVAASEEVRSRFGILAQAAVEVATPQIRNQGTLGGNLIQDTRCWYYRGGWPCYRAGGNICYAGTPRSMNREHAVTGQSRCVAVNGADTAGALVALGAQMMVRNPGGERVYEAEDFFVGPEIDIQRMTVLQPGDLLTHVRIPGDWAGARFYWEKVRDRKSWDWALASVAAAIVESNGTIERARIAVNGVAPTPVRLTDVEDLIQGMPANDDTGMAAGELATRGFKPLRHNDYKVPLARNLVRRAVRGDAA
- a CDS encoding xanthine dehydrogenase family protein molybdopterin-binding subunit, yielding MALIGQDISPPDLRAKVTGRAKYAEDFRAEGMVFAKLLLSPMPHARVRSVDTSRALAMPGVLGILRASEVNQPEAPGEAALTDEPKYVGEPILALAAVDETTAADAIEAIDIDFEPLPFAIDPLDSLRPGGSNARLEGNVMRLGESGREWEDLKWPQAEFDAAEAEGRLPMGEPTDEWDHGDLDAAFADADYVLEDTIVHQSLTHHPMEPRSSMAYWEDGRCYLYGSTQSTQRAHQAIAGQLDLEPDELVFVGQYCGGGFGSKIAGVPIYQVTALLAKKIQRPVMMRINRYEENYIGRARPGFQAWTKMGFRSDGKITGIDLYIIQDHGPYGRSGDYNTAGAVTDLMYQPDAMRFRGLTLYTNTPPRAAQRAPGGAQIVAMLEPLVDKAARELGIDRVEIRKINAPTHDSEFGPQRVTTTSAFVREAIDAGAAQFDWAGKQALSGQRNGTKVTGVGVGLSPYVGGSSGFDGLLLIRPDGKLYIHQGIGNLGTHSMADTARAAADELGLEWEDCAVIWGDSSQHHPYSSVQAGSQTIHAHTRANYAAALDMKRKLQEVAAAALGGSASAYQVGGARVSGPGGSMSFAQAAERAIAMGGEYSGEALPEDINDYTRGSASQLAGQGLMGVARDNFSHEGSTWSWVVGFAVVELDTETGDVRIIDYTGSADCGVVVHPRSLAAQIHGGSVQGFGQARSQKWVFDPKWGVPFAHRLYTARPPGILDVPLSMDWAAAGEPDPQTPIGAKGIGEPPVGAGSAAVTSAIADALGGRCLCRIPLTTDVILAELEGRAQPHALTEIHS
- a CDS encoding 2Fe-2S iron-sulfur cluster-binding protein → MSDAEITTETPTGHSRRTFIKGVIATGAVVSSSSHLFRARSLSASATVRASMPRMISLDVNGTSRSVDVMPQETLAMTLRYKLGLTGTKLGCDRAECGACTVLIDGVSHYACSLLTNAVRDRSVTSIEGLESADGTLHPVQQAVIDEGGFQCAFCAPGFIMSMVALTNENPEPTREEAAEALSGNLCRCGDYNKILNSAMRAAEYARRMV